A region of Massilia sp. WG5 DNA encodes the following proteins:
- a CDS encoding methyl-accepting chemotaxis protein has protein sequence MRWFQHLKIASKLLVAFTLVIAMTCGMGIFSIVQLVKVSNSSADIAKNWLPAIRHIGEVQTSLARFRISEATHILQDDEAGMKAADKALSTRRDTMRRQQDALAALVSDPEEKRIHAELQQDIDAYMAESGKLTALSHAGNKDEARALFKGASNKIYRKINEEFEALAKYNDDGSNASELAAEQIFGMSRKLIVGALMLLVGVGLLLALWMARMVAGPLKEAVGVAQRVADGDLTATIEAPSRDETGMLMRSLRDMNHSLALVVGQVRGSTEAIATASAQIASGNLDLSARTEGQASSLEETAAAMEELTATVRQNAENARLADQLAQSASSVAADGGKVVGEVIATMEAISAASRKVVDIIGVIDGIAFQTNILALNAAVEAARAGEQGRGFAVVASEVRTLAQRSATAAKEIKQLIGDSVQQMNSGTVLVQQAGTTMEQVVASVRRVSDVVGEISASSLEQRSGIEEINKAVVQIDETTQRNAALVEEAAAAAAALQEQAAQLAAVVSRFRLAEQRGSLMEFHSH, from the coding sequence TTTCGATTGTCCAGCTGGTCAAGGTCAGCAATTCCTCCGCCGACATTGCCAAAAACTGGCTGCCGGCCATCCGCCACATCGGCGAGGTGCAGACCTCGCTGGCGCGCTTCAGGATTTCGGAAGCCACCCATATTCTGCAGGACGACGAAGCCGGGATGAAAGCCGCCGACAAGGCGCTCTCGACCCGCCGCGATACGATGCGCAGGCAGCAGGATGCCCTGGCTGCGCTGGTGTCGGACCCCGAGGAAAAGCGCATTCATGCAGAGCTCCAGCAGGACATCGATGCCTACATGGCGGAAAGCGGCAAGCTGACCGCGCTCTCGCATGCCGGCAACAAGGACGAAGCGCGGGCCTTGTTCAAGGGCGCGTCCAACAAAATATATCGCAAGATCAACGAGGAGTTCGAAGCGCTGGCCAAGTACAACGACGATGGCAGCAACGCATCCGAACTGGCGGCCGAGCAGATTTTCGGTATGTCGCGCAAGCTGATCGTCGGCGCACTGATGCTGCTGGTCGGGGTCGGTCTGCTGCTGGCGCTGTGGATGGCGCGCATGGTGGCCGGACCGCTGAAAGAGGCGGTCGGCGTGGCGCAGCGGGTCGCGGACGGCGACCTGACGGCCACGATCGAGGCGCCCAGCCGCGACGAAACCGGGATGCTCATGCGCTCGCTGCGCGACATGAACCACAGCCTGGCGCTCGTGGTAGGCCAGGTGCGCGGCTCGACCGAGGCGATCGCCACGGCATCGGCGCAAATCGCCAGCGGCAACCTGGATTTGTCGGCCCGCACCGAAGGCCAGGCCAGCTCGCTGGAGGAGACCGCCGCAGCCATGGAAGAGCTGACCGCCACCGTGCGGCAGAATGCAGAGAATGCGCGTCTTGCCGATCAGCTGGCGCAATCGGCATCCAGCGTGGCGGCCGACGGCGGCAAAGTCGTCGGCGAAGTGATCGCGACCATGGAGGCAATCAGTGCCGCTTCACGCAAGGTCGTCGACATCATCGGTGTCATCGACGGCATCGCGTTCCAGACCAATATCCTCGCGCTGAACGCGGCGGTGGAAGCCGCGCGCGCGGGCGAGCAGGGACGCGGATTCGCGGTCGTCGCATCGGAAGTGCGGACCCTGGCGCAGCGCAGCGCGACTGCGGCCAAGGAGATCAAGCAGTTGATCGGCGATTCGGTGCAGCAGATGAATTCCGGCACGGTACTGGTGCAGCAGGCCGGCACTACCATGGAACAGGTCGTTGCCAGCGTGCGCCGTGTGAGCGACGTGGTAGGCGAGATCTCGGCTTCCAGTCTCGAGCAACGTTCCGGTATCGAGGAAATCAACAAGGCCGTCGTGCAAATCGATGAGACCACCCAGCGCAACGCCGCCCTCGTTGAAGAAGCCGCCGCGGCGGCGGCCGCCTTGCAGGAACAGGCCGCGCAGCTGGCGGCCGTGGTGTCCCGCTTCCGCCTGGCCGAACAGCGGGGCTCCCTCATGGAATTTCACTCCCACTAG
- a CDS encoding T6SS immunity protein Tli4 family protein yields MSNPILRPESKKRLVVTALAGAIATAGLYLFLHHQAYSYEDTGVPTQTEMSPRLKKLFARTKGVCFGRYVLDVPEEAQLILGNQEMPAEIVTHENAAGKEKDLADAFRKATLMKRENAEFTSLSAGPVPNSLLLRYFGSPYLKSVGGEGIMNFVPAGTHVFEFGWGSGDEESVDQIIRKSADIARSLRARDNEEVPAGPGVCIDLGFIAETTGQFQEIFSAGLHFPSLPDVSFSVMSNKNARTDGPNGVGIIARHEAAMRDQGVIFPTDSELARLRIGKHIVNGWNGEEVLLRHNGKDGVMIHEFMWEVIGKTGDLRHPAAVDINLDTGVAANTKYATKGSLTDDEAVALWDKLLSSLRFRD; encoded by the coding sequence ATGAGTAACCCCATCTTAAGACCAGAATCAAAAAAAAGACTTGTAGTCACGGCCTTAGCTGGTGCCATTGCCACTGCAGGCCTTTACCTCTTTCTTCATCATCAGGCCTATTCTTACGAGGACACTGGCGTGCCAACTCAAACCGAAATGTCTCCACGACTGAAAAAGTTGTTTGCAAGAACAAAAGGTGTCTGTTTTGGCCGGTATGTGCTCGACGTTCCTGAAGAAGCGCAGCTCATCCTGGGCAATCAAGAAATGCCAGCAGAAATAGTTACGCATGAGAATGCGGCTGGAAAAGAGAAAGATCTGGCAGATGCTTTTCGCAAAGCAACTCTCATGAAGCGAGAGAACGCGGAATTTACATCCCTCTCAGCCGGCCCGGTTCCAAACAGCTTGTTACTGCGTTACTTCGGCAGTCCTTATCTAAAATCGGTTGGCGGCGAAGGAATTATGAATTTCGTCCCCGCAGGCACCCATGTTTTCGAGTTCGGCTGGGGATCCGGAGATGAAGAAAGTGTTGATCAAATAATAAGAAAATCGGCTGACATTGCGCGCAGCCTGCGCGCTCGAGATAATGAGGAAGTACCAGCGGGTCCAGGTGTTTGCATCGACTTGGGATTCATTGCAGAAACCACCGGACAGTTCCAGGAGATATTCTCGGCTGGCTTGCATTTTCCAAGCCTGCCCGATGTGAGTTTCTCCGTAATGTCAAATAAAAATGCCCGCACCGATGGTCCCAATGGCGTAGGCATCATCGCGCGTCATGAAGCAGCCATGCGGGATCAAGGGGTTATTTTCCCAACTGATTCCGAACTAGCACGTCTGCGCATCGGCAAGCATATCGTTAATGGTTGGAACGGCGAAGAAGTCTTATTGCGGCATAACGGAAAAGATGGCGTGATGATCCACGAGTTCATGTGGGAGGTTATCGGAAAAACTGGTGATTTGCGTCATCCCGCGGCTGTCGACATCAATCTCGATACCGGTGTGGCTGCAAACACAAAGTACGCAACAAAAGGTTCACTGACGGATGACGAAGCCGTTGCTCTTTGGGACAAACTTCTTTCTAGCCTCCGTTTTCGGGATTGA
- a CDS encoding PAAR domain-containing protein → MSMKIIVVGDSTDHGGKVISGSPQHDVDGKPIARLGDQVDCPQHYPGGKPHGVNKIITGHSSVTVGGIAVAVEGCVTECGCKLIGSHRASVG, encoded by the coding sequence ATGTCAATGAAAATCATTGTCGTGGGCGATTCTACCGATCATGGCGGCAAAGTGATCAGCGGCTCGCCACAGCACGACGTAGACGGGAAGCCCATCGCGCGGCTTGGCGACCAGGTGGATTGCCCTCAGCATTACCCAGGTGGGAAACCACACGGAGTCAACAAGATCATTACCGGCCACTCCAGCGTGACTGTGGGAGGTATAGCGGTAGCCGTGGAAGGCTGTGTCACGGAATGTGGATGCAAGTTGATCGGCTCGCACCGGGCCAGCGTGGGCTGA